The stretch of DNA GGTGAGTAAAAAGTTAAATATTCCAATTACAGCATGATGGAGGAAACTCATGTCCCTCTGAAATGAGTGCTCTATAATTCAACGAAGTGTTGATATGGAACTGCAGAATGTGTATGCTTTACCATAACTTTACCTTCCAGAATTTAAATAAAGTTCATTTAATAATGAACTGTCCCTTTATTTGCTTACAGTTTTGGGGATGACTATTCTAATCCACCATCACAGCATCTGGGTCAGCAAAGCAGGCAGAATTTGTCTGCTGGAATGAAGAAATACCCTTCCTCACAGAATTCATCACATTCTCCAGACAATAATCTTGATAATGAATATGAACATTTAGAAGATATTTACGAAAACGCAGTATCATTTGATTATGGATTTTGCCATGCCAAGGTAGATCTTGTTTGTACTCCAGAACCAGACGCCTTCAATCCATGCGAGGATATAATGGGATATAACGTTCTCAGAGTTCTAATATGGTTCATCAACATCCTTGCTATTTTGGGTAACTTtgctgtttttattgttttggtgGTAAGTCAGAATAAGCTCACAGTCCCACGGTTCCTCATGTGCAATCTTGCTCTTGCAGACCTTTGTATGGGTCTTTATTTGCTACTCATTGCCTCTGTTGATCTGAGCACCAAGAGTCAGTATTACAACTATGCAATAGACTGGCAGACTGGTGCAGGATGTGCTAGTGCTGGTTTCTTCACTGTTTTTGCAAGTGAGCTCTCTGTGTATACTCTGATGGTGATCACCTTTGAAAGGTGGCATACAATTACCCACGCCATGCAATTAGACAGAAAGATACGTTTGAGACATGCTGTGGCACTCATGGTTGGAGGCTGGGTGTTCTCTCTTGTTGTAGCAACACTGCCACTTGTAGGAATTAGCAATTACATGAAAGTTAGCATTTGTTTGCCCATGGATATAGAAACTCCAGTATCCCAGGGTTATGTTATATTCTTGTTGGCATTGAATGTTCTAGCCTTTATTATCATTTGTGTatgttatattaaaatatatttagcTGTGAAAAATCCTGACTTTGTTTCTAAAAATAGTGACACAAAGATTGCCAAACGAATGGCAATACTAATCTTTACAGATTTTGTGTGTATGGCTCCTATATCATTTTTTGCTATTTCAGCAGCTTTTAAGTCTCCACTTATTACAGTTACTAATGCTAAAATTCTGCTGGTATTGTTTTACCCACTGAACTCTTGTGCTAATCCATTCCTTTACGCAATCTTTACAAAAGCATTCAGAAGGGATTTCTTCATTTTGTTGAGTAAGTTTGGCTATTGTGAAATACAGGCACAAATTTataaaacagacaattcaaactCAAGGAGTGGCACCAAAGAAAGTTTAGGTGCAGTTGTCAAGCTGGCAACATTTCATGAGGAGGAATTACCAGTCAACACAACTGATAAATATCCTCACAAAGAATGCTGACACATTTCATAGTTTACAGTCTTTACTACAGAAGGTGCCACATCCACAGGTCTCAGCAGCAATGCATTACCTCTCCTGGGTGTCCATTTTGGCAAATGTGAACCCAAGACCTAAATATTGGTACACTAGTGAAGGATTCCAAAACTGATGCAGCAAACAGAGGAAGGTACCCTGGTTGATTTTTCAGTTCCTAGCCCAGGAGACAAGTTGCCACATGGCAGAGAAGAGTTAACAGCTTCAACCAAAGATCAAGCATTTGAATCCCGTGAAATCGCTAATAGACTTGTCCCCAATTGAGCAGCAAAAATAAAATCTATGTAATGGGTTTTACCTGGCAAAACAATGGATGAACATTTTTActggaaaaaaaagaacaaaaataagTAAATTATTTTTCATCCATATTATTTTAGTACACTTTATGCTTGGAAAGGTTCCCCGATTTAGGAAGCAGTTTAATGAGTGGCTGCATCAACAACATTAATTATCTTGTCCAGCTACCATGGGAAAGGAATCTGTCAGATTTGAAGGACATTTGTTATCTGCATGGCAAGTTCGTGGATGGAAAGTTCAGTCAGCAGTCCTGCACGGGGATGGAAATTTGGGACAAGATTCAGGCCATCCAGACAATGGTTCTACCGACTTTGTGAATAAAGTGGATGGGGACtctatgattagtttagtttaaaggc from Amblyraja radiata isolate CabotCenter1 chromosome 8, sAmbRad1.1.pri, whole genome shotgun sequence encodes:
- the lhcgr gene encoding lutropin-choriogonadotropic hormone receptor; amino-acid sequence: MAFSITYLALLISWNIVSAQTYHCPKICRCSTQFVKCTKKTAAGVPAAILRSYSSLRFTHLPLRKIQRHSFEGLSNIIRIDISQSDSLERIETQAFVDLKDLMELSIQNTKHLVKIDQEAFSNLPQLRYLSICNTGVGLFPDLTHIHSIASSFILEICDNLRLLSIPENAFQGMNNESLTLKLYKNGFEEVQSHAFNATKLDKLELNDNKNLRIIHNDAFKGAIGPDVLDVSSTALEYLPSNGLEFIQKLTARFTYSLKRFPSLEKFVNLMEANLTYPSHCCAFKNWEKSNGFGDDYSNPPSQHLGQQSRQNLSAGMKKYPSSQNSSHSPDNNLDNEYEHLEDIYENAVSFDYGFCHAKVDLVCTPEPDAFNPCEDIMGYNVLRVLIWFINILAILGNFAVFIVLVVSQNKLTVPRFLMCNLALADLCMGLYLLLIASVDLSTKSQYYNYAIDWQTGAGCASAGFFTVFASELSVYTLMVITFERWHTITHAMQLDRKIRLRHAVALMVGGWVFSLVVATLPLVGISNYMKVSICLPMDIETPVSQGYVIFLLALNVLAFIIICVCYIKIYLAVKNPDFVSKNSDTKIAKRMAILIFTDFVCMAPISFFAISAAFKSPLITVTNAKILLVLFYPLNSCANPFLYAIFTKAFRRDFFILLSKFGYCEIQAQIYKTDNSNSRSGTKESLGAVVKLATFHEEELPVNTTDKYPHKEC